The DNA region GGCGGGGAAGGCCGGGCGGGCGCAGTGACCCCGTGGGGCGCGCAGGGCCGTGCGGCGGGGCCTGACATGGTGGTGCCGCCTGCAGCTGGACGAGACGCTGGCGGAGCGGCTGTGGGGACTCACGGAGATGTTCCCCGAGAGCGTCCGATCGGCGGCCGGGGCTACGTTCGACCTGTCGCTGACGGTAGCGCAGAAGATGTACAGGTGAGGGGGCGGCGGGCTGGGCCGGAGCCCCTCGAAGCGGGCCCGGCGGGCAGAGCGGAGGCGCAGGGCGGCTCCGCCGGCTTTCGCGGTGGCTTTGGCCGCTGGTAGCGCAGTGCGGAGCCTGCGGGGAGCGGCAGAGACACGGTTTTTGTTTATGGAAGGCTTGGGAAGGGCGGGGATAAGGAGACACCCCGGAGCTTGGGGTTGGATTTGGAGACAGGCGTGTTGTTGAGGCACGGAAGGGAAACATGGGATTGTGCCAGTAAGGAGTGACTCCTAGGGTTCTTTCTCCTTGCTAGATTTTCTAGGGCAGCTCTGTGGATTGGGACCACCTCCTTCATGATTCTGGTTCTTCCTGTCGTCTTTGAAACCGAAAAACTGCAGAtggagcaacagcagcagctgcagcagcgaCAGGTGAGGCAAGCAGGCCAAGCCctctttcccagccctgcagagttTGCTGGGAGTGCCCTACACATCCCACAGTGAGCTGCTTCTGGGACAGCCGAGGGAG from Sylvia atricapilla isolate bSylAtr1 chromosome 5, bSylAtr1.pri, whole genome shotgun sequence includes:
- the TOMM22 gene encoding mitochondrial import receptor subunit TOM22 homolog, producing the protein MAAAASLSPEDLLPKGGAGKTEELEDELEEEEEDDEELDETLAERLWGLTEMFPESVRSAAGATFDLSLTVAQKMYRFSRAALWIGTTSFMILVLPVVFETEKLQMEQQQQLQQRQILLGPNTGLSGGMPGALPPLSGKI